Below is a genomic region from Miscanthus floridulus cultivar M001 chromosome 1, ASM1932011v1, whole genome shotgun sequence.
cgtcaatttatgcaaggctaacacccgaggtgttacagcttggttacactttttccctatttgGTCGGTTAAGGATCGGTTGTTGCAATGGACgcaaggcaagtcacagatctattgtcctaagcacatacttgggtatgggtgcagggaagacttgttgccctcttgtcatggatctggctctttttggactgactgattggaggcggagatggtggaggtccttgcatcgcCATAAGTCCGGGactaggagtgggggcttggagcccaagtttggacagggacctggacacctagggcaagagggtgatgggttggtcctgcttgtgcctagggtacaagcagggcatgtgttttcagggcacctaactgggcacattggttcgtgaatcgccaccgagtcggtacgacttgtcttacctcgagcatcgtagtaagaactaaaagttgaaagaagaagaaatggaactgattgctcaactcttgcttgaaagtagaacatgtgcttatatagactggacagataataacttaatatggctgataataataacataaataaggactcactattagtattgctttctactaaaagaaaaccagcaaaccataaatcttctcatattccttggagtcgggaaattattcgcactagtcggataagtcttgcgagtacattgtgtactcagggtttatttacccctgttgaaGGTGATGCTTAAGAAGTACcattatgtggaggattcttttggtgggctcagatggatcctcgttcttatcgttagatgcttattttaaattctgttgtttattattccgcactctgacatttggtaatgtaataatgtactttttaagaacttctgatgtatgaaatggacaagtattgtaactcgctctcattattggatccttgggaaaaatgtggatctttcgggttctcccttggggtgtgcccgacggatactgcCCGCTGTaccttgctttcggggtgcttagggtCTAGTGGAAGGCGAGCACTTCCATAAGCATGTTATTTCGAggggttctgccacagctggtaccagagccaataatggttactagtttcatcactctttttcaaaacttaaaaatttgaccaacaaaagttttacgaaaagtaggatgcgattaagttagttaaataagtataagccctagcaatatggtctatctaggatagcggcactagttttatctaatcagttttctacaggtaccctgacttatgttgcgtaagaaatcaTCTAGCATatgaaaagtgagtgtgcgatgtgccaaaaattttacgaatgccgctatattccggtttgagtgaacatataggccaaagcatgcatcatgataatagcatcttgcttaaactaaaatccccctacacgtataattggattagtaaagtgataggattaattaaaagaatgctttaattaaGTGTGCTATCATTTCTCtatcccttgcttctgatcgggaaggttgttctaaatggatggttcctatctcttacagatgaatctaaggtccggacatgggagcaccagtgctggggcttctcacggtcttggcgagggccaaggcaAGAGTGGCTAGGCCCATGAGCACAACAGGGAGAGCCATAGGGCTCCACttatggctcctcctcctccaccaccgctgcCTTCGATGACTCACACAGAGATGATGGCAGAACTATTGGCTGCTCGTTAAGAGTTAGCCCATGCCATGGAGATAATGGCACAAGCTGTCGCTGGCTTCGCCCACGGAGGCCACGGGGGAaatggtgggaacaggggtggtgcctgccatcctgagggaccctcctcttaccaggacttcctcaagacccacccacccacttTCACGCCGACAGATGAGCCTATGGATGCAGAGCACTGGCTTCacattctggagcagaagtttctgttgctcaatGTGGCCGACGAACAGAAAGTGTGCTTTGTAGCTCAGCAACTATTGGGGTTtgcaagtgcatggtgggataccttccatgccatgcagcagccaAATCATCCAgcaacctggcaggagttcaccacagcattcagagagttctatattcctgctaGTGTCATCAACCGAAAGCTGACCGAGTTCCTGGAGCTACGACAGGGGAGTATGATAGTGATGgactatgtgaataagttcaatcacttatcccagtatgctggcattcatgtggacactgacaagaagaagaaggaccgatTCTTTCATGGCCTCTCTTATATCCTTCAGAAGAAGTTGTACACTATGAACTATCAGACTTTTGGGGCAATGATGAACGCTGCCATCGCCATAGAGGGCTTGCAGCAGGATTCACAGGTGGAGTGGAATAGGAAGCGGGTGGCTgcggggtcttctagccaccctgatactcagaaggtacaggttgtccATGTGGGGACCCTATCAATCATCAAGAGGGCCTTCGTTTTGGTAGCCCTAGCAAACTTCTTAGACTTCTTCCACACAGTACCGTGCTCCCACACAGTAGGTGCAGCCCCAATAGCCTTAGGGACAGTAGGTACCACCTCTCTAAGGGTTTGGAAACAAGTCGGGTGCTTGCTTcaaatgtggcaaagatggccactatgctcgAGCATGTCCCTAGAACCAACCAgctcagtctgctcaaccatcgaTGAACTCCAGGCTAGTCAGGAGGACCGTGATAAAAaagaaagtgcccagcagatctgAATAGGTGCATTTCACAGATGCGGAGCAGATATTACAGCAGGAACCAGTGATGGTTGGtagtttaccattgattcccatccagcttatgtgttgtttgattctggtgcatcacattcatttatcagcatgggatttgtagatcggtacaacttaccacttatggctataccttatgcctatagaatccatacTGTAGGTtcgcaaatgttcatcaatactcgAACAGacacagtaagcttggtattagccacccacacttaccgcctatagttcatggtaatgcctgggcaaggcattgatgctattcttgggatgaactggttgcgggtgtatggggtagtcttggatttgaagcgGAGAAGCATcaagttatggcttccttcttctgaggataggatgtctttgcttgtaccctcagatctagtcttacctattgctgcccatgctgaggcctctcctgatcttacccccatccttgtggtatgtgagttcctagatgtgtttcctaaagatcttcctaggttgccaccggatagagaggtagaattctccattgagctggagcctggtactgcccctatctcCAGATGCCCGTatcgcatggctccaagggaattggctgagatgaagaagcagctggaagagttgatggaaaaaggtttcatccatcctagttcttcaccatggggttgtctagccattttgtgaagaagaaggatggtactcggtggatgtgtgtggattaccgccctcttaatgtggtaacggttaagaacaagtatcctttgccctacatagatactttgttcgatcaactagccggtgccaaggtgttctcaaagattgacctccgatcaggctatcatcagatcaagattagaccacatgatataccaaagatagtttTTTCTACTaagtatgggctgtatgagtatctagtgatgtcttttggtctcaccaacgctcctacattcttcatgtacctgatgaattcagtctttatgccgaagctggacaagtttgtagtggtattcattgatgatatcctaatatattccaagaacaaggaagaacatgCCCAActccttcggatagtactggctcgattgagggaacacaagttgtatgctaaattcagcaagtgtgaattctggttagatcAAATGTAGTTTTTGGGCATGTTTTGACACCTGCCGGCGTTtcagtagatcccagcaaggtgcaagatatgttggattggaagtctcccaagtctatgcaccagattcatcagttccttggtctagctgggtactatcgTCATTTCATCCTGGATTTgtccaagatagctcagccaatgaccaagctgctctaaaAAGAAGTTAAGTTTGATTAGAGTccagcctgtgaagaagccttccaagctctgaagacatTTCTGATCACTGCTCCTATGTTGGTCCAACCGGACATTGatagaccctttgatgtatattttGATGCCTTGAAGacgggtttggggtgtgtgcttatgcaagatgggcgtgtgatagcttatgcttcgcgccaactgaaaaagcacgaggtgaattaccccacacATGACTTAGAGTTGGCTATTATGGTCCACGCtatgaagatttggaggcactatctattgggcaacaaagtgcatatctttacagatcataagagcctcaagtatattttcactcagtctgagctgaatatgaggcaaaggaggtggtagaattgataaaggattataacttggaagtccattatcacccaggaaaggccaagtagtggctgatgctttgagccaaaagtcaaactaggttgaggaaacacctttgtctctcaaccacacagaggtgttggctcacattgcattgacctcagaattgctggagcagattattcaggAGCAAAGGGAAGACCccgaagaaattccccacatcagaaaattgattgccgaaggacgtggccctcactttagtgttgatgagcatggtgtagtaagatacaaggataggctggtggttccattcagtgaggagctgagaaggaagattttgaatgaagcccatcattcaaagttgtctattcatcctggcagcaacaagatgtatcatgatctgcacCACttatactggtggtccaacatgaagcaggacatcacctggCACGTtacggagtgcgacacttgtggtagagttaaggcagatcatatgcgtactccaggatatctgcagcccttgcccatttcaGTTTGGAAATAGAAGGATATttgcatggatttcattgtgggtttaccccgcacatctaagggctatgactctatttgggtcattgtggatcacctcaccaagtccgctcatttcctcCTAGTGAATTCTAAATATTCTACCAGACAGTATGCCGAGTTGTACTTGGATTGGATTGTgactctacatggagttcccctcaCTATCATCTCCAATAGGGGATCAATTTTTGTCTCTCGCTTatgggagcaactctaggagtgtcttggAACTAGTCTCCTCCGTAGTTCAGCCTATCACCCCCAGACTGATGGCCAATCCGAAAGggtgaaccaagtgctcaaagacatgttgagagcgtgtgccatttcttttcctaagaagtgggatgtgtgcctaaagttagctgaattttcttacaataatagctaccaagagaacattagtatggcaccatttgaaacTCTATATGGGAAGAAATGTCGGACGCCACTtaattgggttgaagtgggagaccgtggatactttggtcctgaattcatcaaggaggctcgagagcaagttgTCCTTATCCAGCGTCATTTGAAGGTAGCTTAGAGCCGACAAAAAGCCTATGCAGACAAGTGAAGAAGGCGTTTagagtttgaagttggggattatgtgtacctcaaggtatctcctatgagaggagtACATCGGTTTGGCATCCATGGCAAGCTTGCTCCCTGATACGTGGGTCCTTACAAAATTTTGAGGCAATGTGGCCccattgcttatcgtct
It encodes:
- the LOC136465393 gene encoding uncharacterized protein, producing the protein MEIMAQAVAGFAHGGHGGNGGNRGGACHPEGPSSYQDFLKTHPPTFTPTDEPMDAEHWLHILEQKFLLLNVADEQKVCFVAQQLLGFASAWWDTFHAMQQPNHPATWQEFTTAFREFYIPASVINRKLTEFLELRQGSMIVMDYVNKFNHLSQYAGIHVDTDKKKKDRFFHGLSYILQKKLYTMNYQTFGAMMNAAIAIEGLQQDSQVEWNRKRVAAGSSSHPDTQKVRKCSSILEQTQ